One stretch of Pieris brassicae chromosome 8, ilPieBrab1.1, whole genome shotgun sequence DNA includes these proteins:
- the LOC123713568 gene encoding transmembrane protease serine 9-like, producing MGRVILCVLFVIFDFGLCYINLADIECGAQSFRNARIVGGTSSQPAEFPWAASIWRQGTHQCGATVISDRWLITAGHCVCNVFDAFYKAKQLTAVVGFTDISTSDRNEALSSIVPHPDYRCKKKTNDVALLKTIRQLIWSSSIRPACLPQPLDSDYSGQLATVAGWGFTHEDRGIGERPNVLQKTDVLVVNNDVCNDWYKSQGSKVRIIGTQMCAGHESGGRDSCWADSGGPLMTKNENGHTMLIGVVSTGSGCARAKMPGIYTRVSRYTEWIQTSVSEDTSRSSLRWFSRTR from the exons ATGGGTcgtgttattttgtgtgttttatttGTGATTTTCGATTTTGGATTGTGTTATATTAATC TGGCAGATATAGAATGCGGAGCCCAAAGCTTTAGGAATGCACGTATTGTGGGCGGTACGAGTAGTCAGCCAGCTGAGTTCCCATGGGCTGCCAGCATCTGGAGACAAGGCACCCATCAGTGTGGAGCCACAGTCATAAGTGATCGTTGGTTGATCACAGCTGGACATTGTGTTTGCAA TGTATTCGATGCCTTTTATAAGGCGAAACAGCTAACAGCTGTCGTGGGCTTCACGGACATATCAACTTCGGATAGGAATGAAGCGTTATCAAGCATAGTTCCACATCCCGACTACAG aTGCAAGAAGAAGACCAACGATGTTGCCTTACTTAAAACAATTCGTCAGCTAATATGGAGTAGTTCTATTCGACCTGCATGTCTACCGCAACCTTTGGATTCAGACTACAGTGGTCAGTTGGCCACGGTAGCTGGCTGGGGCTTCACTCACGAAGATAGGGGTATAG GTGAGAGGCCCAATGTTCTTCAGAAGACTGACGTTCTAGTTGTTAACAACGATGTCTGCAACGATTGGTATAAATCGCAAGGTAGCAAAGTTCGGATAATTGGTACCCAGATGTGCGCAGGACATGAGAGTGGTGGTAGAGATTCTTGTTGG GCTGACAGCGGCGGCCCCCTTATgacaaaaaatgaaaatggTCACACTATGCTCATAGGAGTTGTTTCAACTGGTAGTGGATGCGCAAGAGCGAAGATGCCTGGTATCTACACAAGAGTATCTCGATACACAGAATGGATACAGACAAGTGTTAGTGAAGACACATCACGTTCTAGTTTAAGATGGTTTTCAAGAACACGTTAG